The following is a genomic window from Pedobacter sp. KBS0701.
CATCAGCATGTAAGCCCAGTCGCAACTCTCTGTACCGCCGGCACCAGCGGTAATCTGCATTACTGCAGAAAGCTGATCTTCTTTGCTGCGCAACATGTTTTTAAGCTCAAGGTCTTCAACAGCCTGTTTACCGGTTTCGAACTGGTCTTTCAATTCGGATTCCGAAGCATCTCCGGATTGAAAAAAATCAAACATCACCGCTGCATCCTCAACCGCAGTATGGGTTTGGTTAAAGCCATCAGTCCACTTTTTCTTTACACTAATTTCTGCCAGAATTTTTTCTGCTTTTTTTGGATCGTCCCAGAAATCGGGCGCAATGGTTAATTTTTCTTCTTCGCGAATGGCGTAAAGTAGCTCATCGACGTCAAAGATACCTCCTTAGAGACGTAACTCTGTCTCTTAAATCCTGAATCTGTTCTTTGGTCATGGAGCAAATATATAAAATCGCTTTGAGCATAGCGAATGGCGGAAAGCGATTTCAATTAAAACTGAATCTTTACTGTTTGTTAAACAATTTTATTTTCGCTATTAATTCATACGGCATCATGACTAATGCCCCCCTTATTTCTTAATCGACATATAATCCAGCGCTAGATTAGACAATAATTTAACACCTAAAGCAAAACCACTTTCATCAAGGTAAAAATCTGGTGTATGGTGCGATGCAGCTTTTAATGGATCTTTACCTTTTGGCATGCCTCCTAAAAACACAAACAAACCCGGTACTTTTTCCTGGAAGAAAGAGAAATCTTCTGCACCGGTAACAGGCGGTTTTAATTTCACATGATTTTTACCTGCTGTTGATTCCATGCTTGGCAACATCTTTTCTGTTAATGCAACGTTATTAAAGGTAACGGGATAGTGGTTACTGTAAGGAATTTTCACTTCGGCTGTTGCGCCACCTGCCTCAGCTGTTTTGGTGACAATAGTTTTTATCCGTTCGATAAACATCGCCTCATCTTCTTTACTAAAATTGCGAACAGTACCGAGCATCTCTACTTTTTCCGGTATAATATTCGATCTTACACCACCGTTAATGGCACCAATGGTAACCACGCCCGGATTCTCAGTAACATTTAAATTGCGGCTAACAATGGTTTGCAGATTATTGATAATCTGAGCCGAAATCACCACGGGATCAATACTGCTCCAAGGGTATGCCCCATGTGCCTGCCTACCAGTAACCGTAATTTTCATATCGTTTACGGCAGCCATAGTTCCACCCGGACGATAGGTTACATCGCCAACCTCCGTTTGAGAGTTAATGTGTAAACCGAAAATTACATCAACTTTAGGGTTTTCGAGTACACCTTCTTTAATCATTAATGCAGCTCCACCTTCATCTCCCGCAGGCACACCTTCTTCAGCAGGCTGAAATATGAATTTCACCGTACCTTGAATATCTTTTTGCATCGAAGCCAGTACTTCTGCTACGCCCATTAAAATAGCCACATGACTATCATGTCCGCAAGCATGCATTACGCCAACCTCCTGACCATTATATTGTGTTTTTACTTTGGAGGCAAACGGAATATCTACCCGCTCGGTAACTGGCAAACCATCCATATCAGCACGTAAAGCCACTACCGGCCCGGGTTTACCTCCTTTTAACACACCAACAACACCTGTTTTGGCAACGCCTGTTTTTACCTGTATCCCTAAGGATTCTAAATGTTTTGCAATAATACCAGCTGTTCTTACTTCAGCATTCCCCAGTTCAGGATGTTCGTGAAAATCACGCCTCCAGGTAATTACTTTTTGTTCAATGGCATCTGCTTTTCTCGAAACCAATGGCCTTAAATCTGATTTTTGGGCGAAAGAATTTAATGCCATCAATGAAAACCCGATCAGGAATATTTTCTTCATAAATGAACTATTTAGTTTAGGTTGCCCTAAGGTAATCAATTTTAAGAAGAGATGTAGCTGTGTAAAACAACAAAAGCCACTCTGCAATGCAATGCAGAGTGGCTTTAAATAAAAAAAATTAAATACTACCCCTTTTTAAATACGATTATCCTTCTGCCATAAACATCGCAGGCAAGGACATCTCCATTTGGCGCAACCGCTACGTCTACTAAGTTCAAAAATGAACCAGCACCTATTTTTTCTTGAATATCTCCATTTTCATCGGTCTTAATAATAACACTTTCACCAGAATTGGCGATATAAATATTATCGCCAAAAGCCCGTAGCCCAAAAAGGTAACCCTTTACAGCAAAAACTTTTAAGAATTTACCATTTTTGTCAAAAACTTCAATACGATTATTCCTAGTATCTGAAACATATATCTTGTTTTTGAAATAGCATATACCGAATGGGGCATCAAAGTCTCCTTCTGCTTTTCCCTGCTTACCAAATTTTAGCAATAAATTTCCATTTTGATCATATTTTTTAATACGGTGATTTACACCGTCAACAATCCAAATGTTTTGTTCATCATCAATTGTTAAACATTCAATATTCCCAAAATTGCTATCTCCTGTTCCATAAGTACCCCATTCCTTTATCAGTTGTTTGTTCGGATTAAATATTTGAACATAACTACTGCTTTGTGTACGGGTTGCGATATAATTTCCATTACTAAAAAATGCTACAGCTCTGGCAGCAGATCCACTATAAAATTGTTCAATAAAACTTCCAGTGGAACTGAATTTCAAAACCCTGTTTAACCCTTCATCACTAACATAAATATTTCCTGTTTTGTCAACTTCAATGTGCATATTAAAGTTAAACTGTGAAGCCCCTGATCCTTCAGAGCCAAAAGTAAGTGCCTTATAGTAGCTAGATGCAGAAGTATATCCAAAATCAGCGTCGCTAAACCTACTGAACGACGTTGCACTATTATAAGTTCTAACTTTGTAAAAGTTCTTGGTTAAAGATTTGCTAATTACCGAATCATCAAAAGTTGTATCGGTTAATTCTTTTAGCAAAACGTATTTCTGAGTAACATCATTAAACTTGAATAACTGATATTTCTGAGCCAAGGGCATTGGGGTCCATGACAATGTAATACGAGAACCATACACACCTTTTGTTGCTTTTAAATTTATTGGGCGATCGACATCAAGGGTGTCAATAATTCTTAAGGTATCTATTTTAGTTATTCCTTCCTTTTCGCATGAAGAAAAAAAGAAACAAGAAAAAAACAGGCAGCAGGCAGCCAACAGAGAGAGCGATCTAAACATATTTATATTTTTTTACAAATGTACTTAATTTCGAAGCATATTAGAAGTAGGTATCTGATATTTTTACCCGAACAACCTTCAACTTATCCATAATCACGCCTTCGCCAGCCTGATCCACCTTATTGCAATTACCAGCTATTGAACATCCCGATTACATCGCCTACATCAGATTTGCCATCATTGCAATCTAACATTGAATAAGCGATGAACTAACAGCACGTTCTATTAAAGTTAATGTGTATAATCAACATTAAAAATTCTTATTGATTTAGAACATTAAAAAGACGATTTTAAATTTTTGCTTTATTACTTTTACAAAAAAACAAAGATTATGTTACCTAAAGTAAATTTCACAGAAACTGAGGCCTATAAGTATTTAGCCGATCATTTTATAGATATTAATCAAAAAAGCATTGAAGATCTTTTTGCTGAGGATGCAGATCGTTTCAATAAGTTTTCTGTTTTTTTTGAGGATATCCTGCTTGATTACAGCAAGAACCGCATTAGCGATGAAACATTAGCGCTATTGATTCAACTGGCACGCGAGTGTAAATTAGATGAAGCGATAAAATCAATGTATAACGGTGATAAGATTAATGAAACCGAAGACCGTTCGGTACTCCACATCGCCTTACGTAATTTAAGCAATACGCCAATTTTAGTTGATGGTAAAGATGTAATGCCCGAAGTAAATGCAGTGCTTGCTAAAATGGAGAAATTTAGCAACAGCATCATCAGCGGTGAATGGAAAGGTTATACTGGCAAAACCATTACTGATGTGGTAAATATTGGTATCGGCGGATCGGACTTGGGGCCTGTAATGGTTACCGAAGCTTTAAAACACTATAAAAACCATTTAAATATTCACTTTGTTTCGAATATTGATGGTACACACATCGCCGAAACATTAGCAGATCTGAATGCAGAAACAACGTTATTCCTGGTAGCATCGAAAACTTTTACCACACAAGAAACCATGACGAATGCGCATTCTGCCCGTACCTGGTTTTTAGAAAAAGGCGGCAAAGAAATTGATATTGCTAAACATTTTGCAGCATTATCGACCAATGCCAAAGACGTTTCTGCTTTTGGTATCGATACCGAGAACATGTTTGAGTTTTGGGATTGGGTTGGCGGTCGTTACTCTTTATGGAGTGCTATCGGCTTATCCATCTCTTTAAGTATAGGCTTTGAAAATTTCAAACAATTGCTGGCTGGTGCCCATGCAACTGATAACCACTTTAAAACTGCCGAATTTGAAAGTAACCTACCCGTAATATTAGGTTTGTTAGGCGTTTGGTATATCAATTTCTACAATGCAGAAACGCAGGTTATCTTACCTTACGACCAATATATGCATCGTTTTGCTGCTTATTTCCAGCAGGGAGATATGGAGAGTAACGGTAAACATGTTGATAGAAACGGCAACGAGGTTGATTATGAAACCGGACCGATTATCTGGGGCGAACCAGGTACAAATGGTCAGCATGCCTTTTATCAGTTAATTCATCAGGGTACCCGGATTATTCCTGCTGATTTTATTGCTCCGGCGCAGAGCTTAAATCCACTGGGCGAGCATCATCCTATCTTATTATCGAATTTCTTTGCCCAAACTGAAGCTTTAATGAACGGTAAAACCGAAGAAGAAGTAACAGCAGAATTGAAGAAGGAAGGTAAATCTGATTCAGAAATTGAAAAAATTGCACCATTCAAAGTTTTTGAAGGCAATCGTCCAACAAACTCAATATTATTAAAAAAAGTAACTCCATATACTTTAGGTAGTTTAGTAGCCATTTACGAACATAAAATATTTGTTCAGGGAATTATCTGGAACATCTTTAGTTTTGATCAGTGGGGAGTAGAACTTGGCAAACAACTGGCCAAAAAAATTCTTCCGGAGCTCGCGGATAACGATAAAGTTTCGAGCCACGATAGCTCTACCAACGGCTTAATAAATCAATACAAGGCCTGGAGATAAAATAAATAAAAAAGCGAGTGTAAATACTCGCTTTTTTATTTAAATCCCATAATTTAGGCCCATATTTATATTGTTTCACGCTAGTGAAAAATCCAAATTAACTTATTAATGAAATAATTGCCCGCTTTTGATTATTTCTAATCATTAAAAACAAATTTTCTATGAAAAAAAGAATTCTTTTTGCTTTGGCCATTTCCGGTCTGAGCTTAAGTGCTTCTGCTCAAAAAGTACAGTTTACGGAATTCGACCTGGACAATGGCCTCCATGTCATTCTACATCAAGACAAAACTGCTCCCGTTGTTGCCGTTTCGGTAATGTATCATGTTGGTTCTAAAGATGAAGAAACCCAACGTACAGGCTTCGCCCACTTTTTCGAACATTTATTATTTGAAGGTTCCGATAATATTAAACGCGGTGAGTTTATGAAACTGGTAAGCAGTAATGGCGGACAGAACAATGCCAATACTTCTCAAGACCGTACTTTTTATTATGAACTTTTTCCATCAAACCAATTAGAACTCGGTTTATGGTTAGAAAGTGAAAGAATGCTGCACCCCGTAATTAACGAAGGTGGTGTAAAAACACAAAACGAGGTAGTAAAAGAAGAAAAACGTTTACGCATAGACAATGCTCCTTATGGAAAATTCACCGAGAAAATTTTCGGCCATTTGTTTGACGGACACCCTTACCGTTGGCAGCCAATTGGCTCAATGGAGCACTTAGATGCGGCAAAACTGAGCGAGTTTATTGCTTTCTTTAAAAAATACTACGTACCCAATAATGCCGTTTTAACCATTGCCGGCGATTTAGATGTAGACAAAACAAAAGCATTGGTAAAAGCTTACTTCGCTGAAGTACCTAAAGGTGAACCAGTAGTACGTAAAGATTATAAGCTACCGGATATTACCAAAGAGATTATCGATACCGCTTACGATGCCAATATTCAAATTCCAGCCATCTTTGCCGCTTACCGCGTACCAGGCATGAAGAGCAGGGAGAGCAAGGTGTTGGGCATGATCAGCGCTATTTTATCAGAAGGTGGAAGTTCGAGATTAAGCACTAAAATGGTCGATCAAAAGAAAACAGCTTTACAGGTTGCTGCTTTTAACTATTCGCTTGAGGATTATGGTGCTTATATCACCCTGGCATTACCCAACAATAATACGCCACTTAATGATTTATTAAAAGATATTGATGAAGAAGTTTTACGCCTTCAAACTGATTTAATCAGCGAAAGTGACTATAAAAAGCTGCAGAATAAATTCGAAAACAGCTATGTAAGTGCAAACAGTAAAATGTTAGGTGTTGCCGAAAACCTGGCCAATGGTTATACTTTCCATGATAAGGATACAAATGATATCAATAAGGAATTAGAGGTAATCAGGTCCATCACCCGTGAGGAGATCAGAGATGTTGCTAAAAAGTATCTGAACAAAAACCAAAGAGTTGTATTGTATTACTTACCTAAGAAATAAGCAAATTGCTTTTCATTTTAATTATTTAAAAACATGAAGAAATTATTCATTATAGCTGCAATTTCCTTATTGGCTCAAGGGATTTCAGCACAAACAATAGATCGAAGCCACAAACCAAAACCTGGTCCGGCACCCGTTATTACTGTTGGCGATCCTGTGATTTATAAATTGGCAAATGGAATCACCGTTCTAATTGTAGAAAACCATAAATTACCAAAAGTATCTGCAAGTTACAGTATAGATGCTGGCCCGATTAACGAAGGTGCAAAAGCTGGGGTAGTTGGTTTAATGGGCAGTATGCTTAATGAAGGTACAACCTCTAAAACAAAGGCTCAATTTGATGAGGCTGTTGATCAACTGGGGGCTGATGTAAGTACAGGTGCAAGTGGTGGCTCGGTATCGGCCTTAACCCGTTACTTTCCAGAGGCATTTAATTTAATGGCCGAGAGTATCCGTAAACCAGCCTTTCCTGCAGAATCTTTCGAAAAATTAAAGTCGCAGACTATTACAGGATTAAAATCCAACGAGAAAAGTGCAAAAGCCATTTCAGCCCGTGTGGTAAATGCTTTGGCTTATGGCAAAAGCCATCCTTATGGTGAGTTCGAAACCGAAGCTTCTCTAAAAGGAATTACTTTAGATGACGTTAAAATAGCCTATAAAAAATACATTACCCCTTCAAGAGGTTACTTAACCTTTGTTGGCGATATTAAACCCGAAGCGGCAAAAGCATTGGCAGAGAAAGCCTTTGGCGATTGGAAAGGCACTAGCTTAACTTTACCTGTTCTTACTAAAGTTGCTAATCCTGCCAAAACGGAAGTGGATATCATCAATGTAAGCAACGCTGTTCAATCTGAAATTACAGTGGTAAACTTAATCGACCTTCCAATGAGCAGTCCTGATTATTTCCCGGTTTTATTGGCGAACCAGATTTTAGGTGGCGGCTCTGAATCAAGATTATTTGGCAACCTCCGCGAGAAACATGGCTTTACTTATGGCGCATATTCAAGCACTGGCTCAGGCCGTTTCCAATCTAAATTTTCGGCTAATGCAGCGGTTAGAAACGAGAAGGTTGATAGTGCAGTAGTAGAATTTTTAAGAGAGATTAACAGTATCCGCACGACCAAGGTGACTGCTGATGAATTACAGAATGCGAAAAATCTTTTCAATGGATCGTTTGCACTGGGCTTAGAAAATCCGGCACGTACTGCAGGCTTTGCGAGTAATATCTTAATTAATAACTTACCTAAAGATTTTTATCGCACTTATTTACAAAAGATTAATGCAGTAACTACTGATGATATTTTAAGGGTCGCTAAAAAATATTACAGCCATGATAACACCCGTATTGTTATTGTGGGTAAAACTGATGCATTTGCAGCTGGCTTAAATAAAGCAGGCTTTAAAACACAGGTTTATGATAATTATGCAAATCCGGTGAAAGCAACCGAAACTGCTGCCGCACCAACAGTTGCACCTGCAGAAATTATCAAAAACTACATTAAAGCCATTGGTGGTGAAGAAGCTATTAAAAAAATCACTTCATTACAGCAAAACGGTGAAATGGAAATGCAGGGTCAAAAGCTTGCCGTTACCATTAAAAATATGGCACCTAACCTAAGCAGCATGGAAATTTCTATGGGTGGCCAAACTGCGATGAAACAGGTTTACAATGGTAAAACAGGATATGCAATGCAAATGGGCCAGAAAGCTGAATTAACCGGCGATGATCTGACTGAAAAGAAAGAGGATAAAGGTTATGGTAATCAAATTTATTATGCTACTGATGGAACTAAAATTGAATCTGCAGGTACGGCAAAAGTTGGTATTGCTGATGCGTTTAAGTTAAACATCACTTCTCCTTCCGGCAAAAAGAAAACTGAATATTACGACACCAAATCGGGTTTACTTTTAAAAGATGAGCGTACCATTACCAAAGGTGGCGCTGAAATTAGTCAGTCTACGGAATATTCAAACTACCAGAAAGTTGGCGATGTATTATTTCCGTTTACCCTAACTCAATCGGTGGCAAGCCCACAAGGTTCTCAGGAGTTTTCAGTTATAATTAAAGACATTAAAGTTAATCCGCCTTTAAAGGCCGAAGATTTTAACTAGGTTTTAGATAAAATTTATCCCGAAAGCCGTTCCGATGTAAAATCGGAACGGCTTTTTTTTGTCCCGCAGGCAACCAATCCTAAGAAAGCTACGTAACGATTAAGATTTAAGCAAAAATTATATGAAAAGCTATGCTTATTCAAAAACAGTTATGCTTTTTAAACAAACAGAACATAAATTTTAAAAAATCGGCTATCGCCCTAAAAACTTCAATTACACCGCAATCGAACATGAGGATATAGAAATGAATCTACCACCAATTTTAACCTTAACTAAATACCTATGAAAAAACAAAATTCAATCTTTTTATTAGCCGCAATTACGGCCTTACTTTTTGCCTGCTCTAAAAGACAGGCTGAAGAATTGAAACCAGCAACCCCTACAGGCCCGACAGCTGTAACCACAGCCAATGTAACCTACACCAATTTTGCAGGTGCACTTTTCCAAACCAAATGTAACAACTGCCATGGTCCAAACGGCGCACTTAAATCCATCTGGTTATTTAATGGCTTACCCTCTGTTAAAGATGACACCCGCGTAGCGAATGCTGTTCTGGTTACCAAAACAATGCCAAAAGGCGGTTCTTTGACCGCCAACGAAAGAGAATTATTACAGGCCTGGGTTGATAAAGGTATGCCAGAATAACCCTTCGAAATTAACGCCGGTTTTATTAATCACTTAAATACATTGCAGATGCAAAAATTATTTTTCACATTAACAGCCCTGTTTTTATGCACAGGCATAAAAGCCCAGATTTGGGTAAGTAAAAGCGTTAATTCTTCATTTTTTTCTTCAACACCTGTAGAAGATATCGATGCACAGAGTAAAACCGGTGCTTCGGCGCTTAATACTAAAACCAACGATATCATTTTCAAAATCAACAATACTTCTTTTCAGTTTAAGAAAAAACTGATGCAGGAACATTTTAACGAAAATTATATGGAGAGCGATAAGTTCCCAACTTCTGATTTTAAAGGAAAAATTGTAGAACAGATCGATTTTTCAAAACCTGGTACTTATCCCGTTACGGTTAAGGGTAACCTGCAGATTCATGGTGTAACCAAAGCATATACGACAAAAGGATCCTTAGTAATTACCGGCGATGAGGCAAGAGCCACTTCTACATTCAATGTAAAACTGGCCGATCATGATATCAAAATCCCAACGATCGTTTTTAAACAAATTGCAGAAACCATACAGGTAAAAATGACCGCTATTTATCAACCCAAAAAATAAAATTTATGAAATTACATCTAAAATCTCTTTTATACCTATCTGTAACCCTCCTGCCTACTTTGGCTTTTGCACAGGATTCGCTCGAAAAAGCATTGCAGATGCCTACTGAAAAAAAGAATGTACAGGCTACTTTTAAGGCAACCAAACTGATCAACATCCAAACCAATGAAACCATTTATAAAAATGAACTGGATTTCAGGGTAGATCACCGTTTTGGTGATATAGCGGGTAGTGCGGGGGGTACTAAAAACTTTTTTGGACTGGATCAATCAACAGATATCCGCATTGGTTTTGAATACGGGATCAGCGATAGGCTTTCCGTTGGTTTATCAAGGGCAAAAGGAGCTGGCGTGGTAACACAGCTCTACGAAGGGAACTTAAAATACCGTTTACTGGAGCAAACTGCTGATGATAAAGTACCTGTTGCAGTAACCTTATTCGGCAGTACTACCCTTTCAGCAGCGAAAGCTTCAACTGACCCCACCGCTGCAAATGCATTTGGCGAATTCCAGGATCGATTAACTTACGTGGTGCAAGCCGTAATTGCCCGTAAGTTTAACTCAAACTTTTCGATGCTGATAATGCCGTCGTATGTGCACCGAAATTTTACTGTTTTTGGCGACCAGAACGATATGCTTGCCCTATCTGTTGGTGGCCGTATCAAAATTACCAAACGCATGGCTTTTGTAGCCGATTATACCATTCCATTCAGGGATAAAAACAAAGAAGCTTATCTCGAAAGCACATTGGGAACACAATATTACAAAACGCTTGGTGCCGGATTGGAGTTTGAAACCGGAGGGCATATTTTTCACCTCAATTTCACCAATGCCACCGCAATACAGGAATCACAGTTTATTACCGACACGAATACTTCTTGGCTTAAAGGGCAATACCGTTGGGGCTTTAGTATAGCACGTAGGTTTTCTTTCGATAAGAAAAAAGCAAAGTAATTCAAAATCAACCAAAATAAACCAACAAAACAATTATGGAACGTAATGAATTTATCAAATCTTTAGGCCTGGGCGTAGCATTGGTATGCACAGGAACCTGCTTTTCAGCCTGTGGCAAAAAAAGCGATTCACCAGAGCCCAGTAAACCAAATGGTGGTGGTGTTCCTTCAGGCACTACCGCAAGTGTTGATCTGAGCACGCAATTACTAACAGTTGGCGCATCTGTCACCGTAAACAGCATATTATTTATCCGTACTGCCGGGGGAAATACCAACACCTCATTTGTAGCCACACAAGCCGTTTGCCCGCACCAGGGCGGAGCATTAACTTTTATTCAGACCAGTAATTACATTCAATGTGGCTTACATAGTTCGAGGTATACCACTTCGGGCAGCATTTTGGCCCAACCGAGCGACGGCGGAACCACGAGCGCACTAAAAGTTTATCCACTTACTGTTTCAGGGAACACGCTGACTGCAACAGCTTAACTTTTGCTTTTAAGGAGTAAAGCAGTATCGTATTGGTACTGCTTTTTTTATGGAAGGATTTTAGACCGTTATATTCTGACCCTTAACATCAAAGGCATCACGTAAGCCAATAGCAAGCACATTAAAGGCATAAACGGTAAACATAATGGCTAAACCTGGCAAAATGGCGAGGTAAGCGGCATCCATAATAATATAACCATAATGTTCTTTGATCATACTGCCCCAGCTTGGCATTGGGGGCTGAGCACCAAAACCCAAAAAGCTTAGCCCTGTTTCCAATAATATGGCCGAGGCAAAATTAGAAGAAGCAACCACCAATATCGGCCCTGCAATATTTGGGAGTATATGTTTAATAATGGTTCGGCTAGTGCTAAAACCTAAGGCTCTTGCGGCCTCTACAAATTCTACCTCTTTTAAAGCCATTACCTGCCCGCGGACCAATCTGGCCACATCTACCCAGGTTGATAAACCAACTGCAATAAATATCTGCCAGAAACCTTTCCCCAAAGCGAAAGATATAGCAATAACGAGCAGTAATGACGGTAGCGACCAAACCACATTCATAAACCAGCTGATTGTGGCATCTATCCTGCCACCAAAATAACCCGCAATGGCACCTAAACTCACCCCAATAAAAAGTGAAATGAGAACAGCCATTAAACCAACCGATAATGAAACGCGAATGCCTAAAATCAGGCGACTGCATAAATCCCGGCCATAAATATCAGTTCCAAGAATAAAGGTTTCTTTGTAAATGTTGTTTTTCTCAAAAAGAGTCTGTGGAGTGCCCGCTTTTGAAGGTAAAACACAACCGGTGCATAAATCTTTTAATCCGTATACTGTTTCTTTGGCTTTTTCGTCATCTCCGATATACTCCTGCACAAAAACAGCATTACCCTTTATCTTGTATGAAGTTATCGGGATGCTTTTAAAGGTAGGTGTTTGCCCATTAAGCATTCTCTCGAAAAGGTTAACTTTTTCTACTTTAGGATTTCTGCTGATGATTAAAAAAGTAAAGGTACTGCCGGGTTTCTTTTTGTTTAACTGGAGTGTTTGCACATTTGCATTTGGAGAATGATCGGGCATAATTAAATAGCCCAAAATACCCATCAGCATTAATAGCAGGATAAAAATCAGCCCGCCGAAGGCCAGCTTATTCCGTTTAAACTTTAACCATACTTTTTTTGATGGGCTA
Proteins encoded in this region:
- a CDS encoding insulinase family protein, with translation MKKLFIIAAISLLAQGISAQTIDRSHKPKPGPAPVITVGDPVIYKLANGITVLIVENHKLPKVSASYSIDAGPINEGAKAGVVGLMGSMLNEGTTSKTKAQFDEAVDQLGADVSTGASGGSVSALTRYFPEAFNLMAESIRKPAFPAESFEKLKSQTITGLKSNEKSAKAISARVVNALAYGKSHPYGEFETEASLKGITLDDVKIAYKKYITPSRGYLTFVGDIKPEAAKALAEKAFGDWKGTSLTLPVLTKVANPAKTEVDIINVSNAVQSEITVVNLIDLPMSSPDYFPVLLANQILGGGSESRLFGNLREKHGFTYGAYSSTGSGRFQSKFSANAAVRNEKVDSAVVEFLREINSIRTTKVTADELQNAKNLFNGSFALGLENPARTAGFASNILINNLPKDFYRTYLQKINAVTTDDILRVAKKYYSHDNTRIVIVGKTDAFAAGLNKAGFKTQVYDNYANPVKATETAAAPTVAPAEIIKNYIKAIGGEEAIKKITSLQQNGEMEMQGQKLAVTIKNMAPNLSSMEISMGGQTAMKQVYNGKTGYAMQMGQKAELTGDDLTEKKEDKGYGNQIYYATDGTKIESAGTAKVGIADAFKLNITSPSGKKKTEYYDTKSGLLLKDERTITKGGAEISQSTEYSNYQKVGDVLFPFTLTQSVASPQGSQEFSVIIKDIKVNPPLKAEDFN
- a CDS encoding DUF5777 family beta-barrel protein produces the protein MKLHLKSLLYLSVTLLPTLAFAQDSLEKALQMPTEKKNVQATFKATKLINIQTNETIYKNELDFRVDHRFGDIAGSAGGTKNFFGLDQSTDIRIGFEYGISDRLSVGLSRAKGAGVVTQLYEGNLKYRLLEQTADDKVPVAVTLFGSTTLSAAKASTDPTAANAFGEFQDRLTYVVQAVIARKFNSNFSMLIMPSYVHRNFTVFGDQNDMLALSVGGRIKITKRMAFVADYTIPFRDKNKEAYLESTLGTQYYKTLGAGLEFETGGHIFHLNFTNATAIQESQFITDTNTSWLKGQYRWGFSIARRFSFDKKKAK
- a CDS encoding amidohydrolase; the encoded protein is MKKIFLIGFSLMALNSFAQKSDLRPLVSRKADAIEQKVITWRRDFHEHPELGNAEVRTAGIIAKHLESLGIQVKTGVAKTGVVGVLKGGKPGPVVALRADMDGLPVTERVDIPFASKVKTQYNGQEVGVMHACGHDSHVAILMGVAEVLASMQKDIQGTVKFIFQPAEEGVPAGDEGGAALMIKEGVLENPKVDVIFGLHINSQTEVGDVTYRPGGTMAAVNDMKITVTGRQAHGAYPWSSIDPVVISAQIINNLQTIVSRNLNVTENPGVVTIGAINGGVRSNIIPEKVEMLGTVRNFSKEDEAMFIERIKTIVTKTAEAGGATAEVKIPYSNHYPVTFNNVALTEKMLPSMESTAGKNHVKLKPPVTGAEDFSFFQEKVPGLFVFLGGMPKGKDPLKAASHHTPDFYLDESGFALGVKLLSNLALDYMSIKK
- a CDS encoding NHL repeat-containing protein, giving the protein MHIEVDKTGNIYVSDEGLNRVLKFSSTGSFIEQFYSGSAARAVAFFSNGNYIATRTQSSSYVQIFNPNKQLIKEWGTYGTGDSNFGNIECLTIDDEQNIWIVDGVNHRIKKYDQNGNLLLKFGKQGKAEGDFDAPFGICYFKNKIYVSDTRNNRIEVFDKNGKFLKVFAVKGYLFGLRAFGDNIYIANSGESVIIKTDENGDIQEKIGAGSFLNLVDVAVAPNGDVLACDVYGRRIIVFKKG
- a CDS encoding cytochrome c; amino-acid sequence: MKKQNSIFLLAAITALLFACSKRQAEELKPATPTGPTAVTTANVTYTNFAGALFQTKCNNCHGPNGALKSIWLFNGLPSVKDDTRVANAVLVTKTMPKGGSLTANERELLQAWVDKGMPE
- a CDS encoding pitrilysin family protein; this encodes MKKRILFALAISGLSLSASAQKVQFTEFDLDNGLHVILHQDKTAPVVAVSVMYHVGSKDEETQRTGFAHFFEHLLFEGSDNIKRGEFMKLVSSNGGQNNANTSQDRTFYYELFPSNQLELGLWLESERMLHPVINEGGVKTQNEVVKEEKRLRIDNAPYGKFTEKIFGHLFDGHPYRWQPIGSMEHLDAAKLSEFIAFFKKYYVPNNAVLTIAGDLDVDKTKALVKAYFAEVPKGEPVVRKDYKLPDITKEIIDTAYDANIQIPAIFAAYRVPGMKSRESKVLGMISAILSEGGSSRLSTKMVDQKKTALQVAAFNYSLEDYGAYITLALPNNNTPLNDLLKDIDEEVLRLQTDLISESDYKKLQNKFENSYVSANSKMLGVAENLANGYTFHDKDTNDINKELEVIRSITREEIRDVAKKYLNKNQRVVLYYLPKK
- the pgi gene encoding glucose-6-phosphate isomerase, yielding MLPKVNFTETEAYKYLADHFIDINQKSIEDLFAEDADRFNKFSVFFEDILLDYSKNRISDETLALLIQLARECKLDEAIKSMYNGDKINETEDRSVLHIALRNLSNTPILVDGKDVMPEVNAVLAKMEKFSNSIISGEWKGYTGKTITDVVNIGIGGSDLGPVMVTEALKHYKNHLNIHFVSNIDGTHIAETLADLNAETTLFLVASKTFTTQETMTNAHSARTWFLEKGGKEIDIAKHFAALSTNAKDVSAFGIDTENMFEFWDWVGGRYSLWSAIGLSISLSIGFENFKQLLAGAHATDNHFKTAEFESNLPVILGLLGVWYINFYNAETQVILPYDQYMHRFAAYFQQGDMESNGKHVDRNGNEVDYETGPIIWGEPGTNGQHAFYQLIHQGTRIIPADFIAPAQSLNPLGEHHPILLSNFFAQTEALMNGKTEEEVTAELKKEGKSDSEIEKIAPFKVFEGNRPTNSILLKKVTPYTLGSLVAIYEHKIFVQGIIWNIFSFDQWGVELGKQLAKKILPELADNDKVSSHDSSTNGLINQYKAWR
- a CDS encoding YceI family protein; this encodes MQKLFFTLTALFLCTGIKAQIWVSKSVNSSFFSSTPVEDIDAQSKTGASALNTKTNDIIFKINNTSFQFKKKLMQEHFNENYMESDKFPTSDFKGKIVEQIDFSKPGTYPVTVKGNLQIHGVTKAYTTKGSLVITGDEARATSTFNVKLADHDIKIPTIVFKQIAETIQVKMTAIYQPKK